A genomic window from Slackia heliotrinireducens DSM 20476 includes:
- a CDS encoding HelD family protein has protein sequence MDPIFEEEQQHLTETYGQLVGIRDEMLAKMEANSRDAAKTIGDMRDELALDFASDDMTMETLADYESMNRIIDSYNFSSTINAERLRRAVQLLEQPYFAKVSLQFRPGEPVKDIYLGVAGMTNDERRHFIVDWRSPVAEVYYNQENGRTSYKANGRTIQVDLLCRRQFDINRDKLNAYFDTTVAIEDPLLMSALSKQRSDKMQAITTTIQKEQNQVIRHDDVPALLVGGIAGSGKTSVLLQRIAYLFYQERENLNPDDVFLITPNPVFQKYIDNVLPDMGERNPQTRTYAQLMDFLGVQASGQDAHATAESLKAIDAAVVNLKLDQEDFRDIRLGDQSVISANQIRSAINKHKRIPAGPRLFALVCEDLNERLENRLASLCTSEAVHGEMLNLSVEEQSQIFGMQIHPQDEDDFREYAQTYLQVKYAPAFDAIENAEWLRLNRIGMRLLGTQDLSPIEWLHLKMAVTGLSNRHARFVMVDEVQDYTAAQLMVLARYFKNAHFLLLGDENQAIRPGTASFDEVREVFRLTRGQVDECRLMTSYRSTPEITELFCSLMDSQEQVQVRSVQREGTPPRLVECAEEAEYVAELKGIVANAPSEGLTAIIVSGHRQEKRLEQLLGDECPQVMRHEAQLPEHGVILLDLPLAKGLEFDRVVVADASAAIYPENQLSRRRLYTAISRATKQVTVMSLGPMTPLLK, from the coding sequence ATGGATCCTATTTTCGAAGAAGAGCAGCAGCATCTGACCGAAACCTACGGGCAGCTGGTCGGCATACGCGACGAGATGCTCGCCAAAATGGAGGCCAACAGCCGTGACGCCGCCAAAACCATCGGCGACATGCGCGATGAGCTGGCCCTCGACTTCGCCAGCGACGACATGACCATGGAAACGCTGGCCGACTACGAGTCCATGAACCGCATCATCGACAGCTATAACTTCTCGTCCACCATCAACGCCGAGCGCCTGCGTCGCGCCGTGCAGTTGCTCGAGCAACCCTACTTCGCGAAGGTCAGCCTGCAGTTCAGGCCGGGCGAGCCGGTCAAGGACATCTATCTGGGTGTGGCCGGCATGACAAACGACGAGCGACGCCACTTTATCGTGGACTGGCGCAGCCCCGTGGCCGAGGTCTATTACAACCAGGAGAACGGTCGCACGTCGTACAAGGCCAACGGGCGCACCATCCAGGTTGACCTGCTGTGCCGCCGCCAGTTCGACATCAATCGCGACAAATTGAACGCGTACTTCGACACCACTGTGGCCATCGAGGACCCGCTGCTGATGTCGGCCTTGTCCAAACAACGCTCCGACAAGATGCAGGCCATCACCACTACCATCCAGAAGGAGCAGAACCAGGTCATCCGGCATGACGACGTGCCCGCGCTGCTGGTGGGCGGCATCGCCGGCAGCGGCAAGACCTCGGTGCTGCTGCAGCGCATCGCCTATCTGTTCTACCAGGAGCGGGAGAACCTGAACCCCGACGACGTGTTTCTGATCACCCCCAACCCGGTGTTCCAGAAGTATATCGACAACGTGCTGCCCGATATGGGCGAACGCAACCCGCAGACCCGCACCTACGCCCAGCTCATGGATTTCCTGGGCGTGCAGGCCAGCGGCCAGGATGCGCACGCCACCGCCGAGTCGCTTAAGGCGATCGACGCCGCGGTGGTCAACCTGAAGCTGGACCAGGAAGACTTCCGGGACATCCGCCTGGGCGACCAGAGTGTCATCTCGGCCAACCAGATCCGCAGCGCCATCAACAAGCACAAGCGCATTCCCGCAGGTCCGCGCCTGTTCGCGCTGGTGTGCGAAGACCTGAACGAGCGGCTGGAGAACCGCCTGGCAAGCCTGTGCACCAGCGAAGCCGTACACGGCGAGATGCTCAACCTGAGTGTGGAGGAGCAGTCGCAGATCTTCGGCATGCAGATCCATCCGCAGGACGAAGACGACTTCCGCGAGTACGCGCAAACGTATCTGCAGGTCAAATACGCGCCGGCCTTCGACGCCATCGAGAACGCCGAATGGCTGCGCCTAAACCGCATCGGCATGCGGCTTTTGGGCACGCAGGACCTTTCCCCCATCGAGTGGCTGCACCTGAAGATGGCCGTCACGGGACTGTCGAACCGCCACGCCCGTTTCGTCATGGTGGACGAGGTGCAGGACTATACGGCGGCCCAGCTCATGGTGCTGGCGCGCTACTTCAAAAACGCGCACTTCCTGTTGCTGGGCGACGAGAACCAGGCCATCAGGCCCGGCACGGCCTCCTTCGACGAGGTGCGCGAAGTGTTCCGGCTGACCCGTGGGCAGGTAGACGAGTGTCGGCTCATGACCAGCTACCGCTCGACGCCCGAGATCACGGAGCTGTTCTGCAGTCTGATGGATTCGCAAGAACAGGTGCAGGTGCGCTCGGTGCAGCGCGAAGGCACCCCGCCCCGCCTGGTCGAATGCGCCGAGGAGGCCGAATACGTCGCGGAGCTCAAGGGCATCGTGGCAAACGCGCCCAGCGAGGGCCTGACTGCGATCATCGTGTCGGGGCATCGCCAGGAGAAGCGCCTGGAACAGCTGCTCGGCGACGAATGCCCCCAGGTCATGCGGCACGAGGCGCAACTTCCCGAACATGGCGTCATTCTGCTGGACCTGCCGCTGGCAAAGGGACTGGAGTTCGATCGCGTGGTGGTGGCCGACGCATCGGCGGCCATCTATCCGGAAAACCAGCTGTCGCGCCGGCGCCTGTACACGGCCATCTCGCGTGCGACCAAGCAGGTCACCGTCATGAGCCTGGGTCCCATGACCCCGCTTTTGAAATAA
- a CDS encoding Na+/H+ antiporter NhaC family protein, whose protein sequence is MEFAGTFWALVPPLVAIVLALITKETFSSLFVGILVGALLLANFNIIDTVNYIILGTIGEGDDAMGVGFINAISDPWNAGIFIFLVMLGIIVALINVAGGSAAFGAWAAKHIKTRVGASLATFLLGVLIFVDDYFNCLTVGAVMRPVTDVQKISRAKLSYIIDATAAPICMIAPISSWAAAVSATAADLDTGITGIQLFVQAIPYNFYSLLTIVFVVGICILGFDYGPMAKAEFEAYKNGQLGSLGNEEVVDNKRASLWDMLVPVILLIVFCILGMLYIGGFWDPEAEGYMSLTLAFGNTDASVGLPWGSLIAVILSFIYLVARRVVSFKDATGCFVDGFKAMVPAMLILTFALTLKLTTSALGADVYVAGLMEGAADSLFKMLPAIIFLVAVGLAFSTGTSWGTFGILIPIVLPIFSNDPTLLTIGISACLAGAVCGDHISPISDTTIMASAGANVNHVDHVSTQLPYALTVAGVSFVCFIIAGFVQNPFICLALGVVLVIATLFVLRATVGKKSLEDRAAHAA, encoded by the coding sequence ATGGAATTCGCAGGAACCTTCTGGGCGCTCGTACCGCCGCTGGTGGCCATCGTCTTGGCCCTCATCACTAAGGAGACCTTCAGCTCGCTGTTCGTCGGCATCCTTGTCGGCGCGCTGCTGCTGGCCAACTTCAACATCATCGACACGGTCAACTACATCATCTTGGGCACGATCGGCGAGGGTGACGATGCCATGGGCGTCGGCTTCATCAACGCCATCAGCGACCCGTGGAACGCCGGCATCTTCATCTTCCTGGTGATGCTCGGCATCATCGTGGCCCTCATCAACGTGGCTGGCGGCTCCGCCGCATTCGGCGCCTGGGCGGCCAAGCACATCAAGACCCGCGTGGGCGCTTCGCTGGCCACCTTCCTGCTGGGCGTGCTCATCTTCGTTGACGACTATTTCAACTGCCTGACCGTGGGCGCCGTCATGCGTCCCGTTACCGACGTGCAAAAGATCAGCCGTGCGAAGCTGTCCTACATCATCGACGCGACCGCAGCCCCTATCTGCATGATCGCCCCGATTTCGTCCTGGGCCGCCGCCGTTTCGGCCACCGCTGCCGACCTGGACACCGGCATCACGGGCATCCAGCTGTTCGTGCAGGCCATCCCCTATAACTTCTACTCGCTGCTGACCATCGTGTTCGTAGTGGGCATCTGCATCCTGGGCTTCGATTACGGCCCGATGGCCAAGGCCGAGTTCGAGGCCTATAAGAACGGCCAGCTGGGCAGCCTGGGCAACGAGGAGGTCGTCGACAACAAGCGCGCCTCCCTGTGGGACATGCTGGTGCCGGTCATCCTGCTTATCGTCTTCTGCATCTTGGGCATGCTCTACATCGGCGGCTTCTGGGATCCCGAGGCCGAAGGCTACATGAGCCTGACCTTGGCTTTCGGCAACACCGACGCCTCCGTCGGCTTGCCTTGGGGCTCGCTGATCGCCGTCATCCTGTCCTTCATCTACCTGGTGGCCCGCCGCGTCGTGTCCTTCAAGGACGCCACCGGCTGCTTCGTCGACGGTTTCAAGGCCATGGTTCCCGCCATGCTGATCCTGACCTTCGCCCTGACGCTGAAGCTCACCACCTCCGCCCTGGGCGCCGACGTCTACGTCGCCGGCCTGATGGAGGGCGCCGCCGACAGCCTGTTCAAGATGCTGCCTGCCATCATCTTCCTGGTCGCCGTGGGCCTGGCCTTCTCCACCGGCACCAGCTGGGGCACCTTCGGCATCCTGATCCCCATCGTGCTGCCCATCTTCAGCAACGACCCGACCTTGCTCACCATCGGCATCTCCGCCTGCCTGGCCGGCGCCGTCTGCGGCGACCACATCTCGCCGATCTCCGACACGACCATCATGGCTTCCGCCGGTGCGAACGTGAACCACGTCGACCACGTGTCCACGCAGCTGCCCTACGCGCTTACCGTCGCGGGCGTTTCCTTCGTCTGCTTCATCATCGCCGGCTTCGTGCAGAACCCGTTCATCTGCCTGGCGCTGGGCGTCGTCCTGGTCATCGCCACGCTGTTCGTGCTGCGCGCCACCGTGGGCAAGAAGTCCCTGGAGGATCGCGCCGCCCACGCCGCATAG
- a CDS encoding IS3 family transposase, which translates to MSELSGQYPLSDLLECAGLARSSYYYAISHPKAPTRPELWEAVGEIFSRTANGCGHRQIAMCLRAEQDAVIADKTVLKMMHEMGIGCGIRRETDYHKYNSYKGVVGETFENVIGRDFAADAPWEKMGTDVTEFKQPWGKAYFAPVYDFGSKEIVAWSTSLHPNMAQQIELLDQMLSKKPEGSAPILHSDMGWQYQQAGWCNRLKEAGVVQSMSRKGNCIDNGATEQVFGHLKDEFFRNQTWPSFEEFKRDLDAYIVHWNTRRRQVKLKGLTPEEFRNQSLCAA; encoded by the coding sequence GTGAGCGAGCTTTCAGGGCAATACCCCCTCTCCGACCTGCTCGAGTGCGCAGGGCTCGCCAGGTCGAGCTACTACTACGCGATATCGCACCCGAAGGCTCCGACCAGGCCGGAGCTGTGGGAGGCGGTCGGCGAGATATTCTCGAGGACCGCGAACGGATGCGGCCACAGGCAGATCGCCATGTGCCTGCGCGCCGAGCAGGATGCGGTCATCGCCGACAAGACCGTGCTCAAGATGATGCACGAGATGGGCATCGGCTGCGGCATCCGCCGCGAGACCGACTACCACAAGTACAACTCGTACAAGGGCGTGGTCGGCGAGACGTTCGAGAACGTCATCGGTCGGGACTTTGCCGCCGACGCTCCGTGGGAGAAGATGGGCACCGACGTCACCGAGTTCAAACAGCCTTGGGGCAAGGCCTACTTCGCGCCGGTCTACGACTTCGGGAGCAAGGAGATCGTCGCCTGGTCGACATCGCTGCACCCCAACATGGCCCAGCAAATCGAGCTGCTCGACCAGATGCTTTCCAAGAAACCGGAGGGCTCTGCCCCGATCCTGCATTCCGATATGGGCTGGCAGTACCAGCAGGCCGGATGGTGCAACAGGCTGAAAGAGGCGGGCGTCGTGCAGAGCATGTCCAGGAAGGGCAACTGCATCGACAACGGCGCGACGGAGCAGGTGTTCGGCCACCTGAAAGACGAATTCTTCCGGAACCAGACGTGGCCGAGCTTCGAGGAGTTCAAGCGCGACTTAGATGCATACATCGTCCACTGGAACACGAGGAGGCGTCAGGTTAAACTGAAGGGACTGACCCCGGAGGAGTTCCGGAATCAGTCCCTGTGTGCGGCTTAG
- a CDS encoding helix-turn-helix domain-containing protein, producing MTRRTIYDAVTRSRAAELYDEGYGVRTIADLIEVPYEAVRQWIDTYRSVGIEGLMVMGHKYTKYSFETKVAAARAVVDDGVSKAEAMAKFGIASMTPLKNWMRAYREGGPEALRPKPKGRPRGSGSPPRKLTREQELERRIQKLEAENAYLKKSIALKAEKRSRTARRPRP from the coding sequence ATGACCCGAAGGACAATCTATGATGCTGTCACAAGGTCGAGAGCCGCGGAGCTCTACGACGAGGGATACGGAGTCCGAACCATCGCAGATTTAATCGAAGTTCCCTACGAAGCCGTGAGACAATGGATTGACACCTACAGATCCGTTGGCATCGAAGGGCTGATGGTTATGGGGCACAAGTACACCAAGTATTCGTTTGAGACCAAAGTAGCTGCGGCACGAGCTGTCGTCGACGATGGCGTGTCGAAGGCGGAAGCTATGGCAAAGTTCGGGATCGCCTCGATGACTCCGCTGAAGAACTGGATGAGAGCATACCGGGAAGGCGGCCCCGAGGCGCTCAGGCCCAAGCCGAAGGGAAGGCCCAGGGGGTCCGGCTCGCCGCCCAGGAAGCTGACGCGCGAGCAGGAGCTGGAACGCCGGATACAGAAGCTCGAGGCGGAGAACGCCTACCTAAAAAAATCGATAGCCCTGAAGGCGGAGAAGCGCTCTCGAACCGCGAGAAGGCCGCGGCCGTGA
- a CDS encoding nitroreductase family protein, with protein sequence MEAIYKRASVRTYADKDVPDELVERLLRAAMAAPSAGNQQPWEYFVVRDADIRQKLADASPYAKPSGRAPVVFVACCRTEGTRFPECDTHDMAASVENLLLEAADLGLGCVWMAVEPFEDRMAATLEALGNPQGLRPFAQIACGWPEGEVAAHGAERYDESRVHWL encoded by the coding sequence ATGGAAGCTATCTACAAACGCGCCAGCGTACGCACCTACGCCGACAAGGACGTGCCCGACGAGCTGGTGGAACGCCTGCTACGCGCCGCCATGGCAGCACCCTCGGCCGGAAATCAGCAGCCCTGGGAATACTTCGTGGTGCGCGACGCCGACATACGCCAGAAGCTGGCCGACGCCTCGCCCTACGCCAAGCCCTCGGGACGGGCGCCCGTGGTGTTCGTGGCCTGCTGCCGGACAGAGGGCACGCGCTTTCCCGAATGCGACACCCACGACATGGCAGCCTCGGTGGAAAACCTGCTGCTTGAAGCCGCCGACCTGGGGCTGGGCTGCGTTTGGATGGCTGTCGAACCTTTCGAGGACCGCATGGCGGCCACGCTTGAGGCGCTGGGCAATCCCCAGGGGCTGCGTCCCTTCGCGCAAATCGCCTGCGGGTGGCCCGAAGGCGAAGTGGCCGCCCACGGCGCCGAGCGTTACGACGAATCCCGCGTCCACTGGCTGTAA